In Lolium rigidum isolate FL_2022 chromosome 3, APGP_CSIRO_Lrig_0.1, whole genome shotgun sequence, the genomic window GGCCGGAGCACGTCGTTCGCGCTGTCCAGGTACTCCGGGGAGAAGGCCTCCAGGCTCAGCTCCGTCGGGTACTGCACGCCGCTGAAGTTGTAGTAGATGTGCGGGTTGCTCCCGCCCACGAGCACGCGGCCGTCGCGGAGGAGGACCGCTGACGAGTGGTACAGCCGCGGGATGTCAGTGGCGCTCTGCTCCTCGAATCGGTCTCCGGGGGCGTGGTCGGGCCGGTAGAACACGGGCGCGTATGCCGGGGTGCTGGCGGACTCCCACCCGGCGGTGCCGTCCGTGGCGCCGTTGATGATCACCACCTCGGCCCCGTTCGGCAGCAGGATCATGTCCCCCATCACCCGCGGCGACGGCATTGCCTCGATGACCCACGACGGCTTGGCGTCCGTGATCTTGATCCGCCCGCACGTCGCCAGCGCCGGGAAGAAGTTCTTGTCCTTCGTCGAGTTGTAGGAGCCCACGGGCGCGCCGCCGCAGACCAGCACCTCCGCCTCGGTTGGCGACGGCTTCAGGGGCAGCAGAACCGACGAGCCCGAGCTGGGGTAGTTCCTGGGGTCGCCGCCGGCCAGCTCAGGGTACGTCCGGACGATCTTGTTCCTCTTGTAGTCGAGCAGGACGGCGCGGTTCTTGGCGAAGATGAAGAGGTTGCCGTCGATGTTCAGGTGTACGAAAGGATACAGGTTGTTCTCTTCGGGGTCCCTGGTCTGGACCAGAAACGGCAATGAGATGGCCGAGGTGTCGGAACCCTCTGCCTTGGGGAAGAACTCGTAGTTGAACTGCCTGCGGCCGCCGACGATGAAGGCGCGCCCGTCGGGGAGGATCTGGTTGGTGGCGTACCACCGGTTCTCGTACAGCGCGTCCTGCGTCTCGTTCCAGTCGCAGCTGCCGTCGTTCTCGTCGCCGACCTTGTCGCACGCGCGCATGGTGCGCACGTTGCGGTACCCGTCGTTCCAGCCGCCGGTCTGCATGAGGGTGCCGTCGGGCGCGACGGTGCCGGACGA contains:
- the LOC124697573 gene encoding aldehyde oxidase GLOX-like — encoded protein: MKLALLTHDLILLLVLACAGIAPATAAIGGGGRWELLQRSIGVSAMHMQLLHNDRVIIFDRTDFGRSNLSLPDGRCRRNPRERVLRVDCTAHSAEYDVASNTFRPLSVFTDTWCSSGTVAPDGTLMQTGGWNDGYRNVRTMRACDKVGDENDGSCDWNETQDALYENRWYATNQILPDGRAFIVGGRRQFNYEFFPKAEGSDTSAISLPFLVQTRDPEENNLYPFVHLNIDGNLFIFAKNRAVLLDYKRNKIVRTYPELAGGDPRNYPSSGSSVLLPLKPSPTEAEVLVCGGAPVGSYNSTKDKNFFPALATCGRIKITDAKPSWVIEAMPSPRVMGDMILLPNGAEVVIINGATDGTAGWESASTPAYAPVFYRPDHAPGDRFEEQSATDIPRLYHSSAVLLRDGRVLVGGSNPHIYYNFSGVQYPTELSLEAFSPEYLDSANDVLRPTITGAPASVAYGESVTLQFEVPAAATRRRRGRGGGIGLVSVTMVAPSFTTHSFAMNQRVLLLDVVRTTAAASHRAGAYEATVVMPATAVLAPPGYYMVFVVNGHIPSSEGVWVHIQ